In Chloroflexota bacterium, the genomic window CTGCTACACCCAGCCAACCGCCACGATCGAGCGGCGACGTGGTCGGAGGTCAACCCGACGGACCGCTGGCGGTCGTACACCTGCGACGAACTGGCTGCGCGCGACAAAGCGAGCCTCGACATTTTCTGGCTGCGCGACGAGAGCCTCGAGGACTCAACGAACCTCCTCGACCCGGACGTGCTGGCGCGCGAGACCATGGAGGACCTGCAAGCGGCGATGGCGCAGTTCGCGGAGGTCGCCGGGGAGTTGGAGTAATGCTTTACAAACGGTTCGCCGCATTCACCTAACACGCGAAAAGACACGTAGGACCATGATCGAAAAGATGGCCCGCGCGCGGCGCGCACCTGCCCACCCCGTTGGATGAGGCGCCGCGCCTGCACCGTAGCGACGGTCGATTCGAAGCGCCGGCGTTTGTCGTCGAGCGCCGGCTGGCCGTGTGGGTTCATAATTTATGAAGAAAACAGCAGACCCGCCGTTGGGGCGGGCTTTTCAGCGGGTCTCGTCCTCGGCGGGCGGGCGGCGCCGCCGGCGGATCGTAAACATGACGATCGCG contains:
- a CDS encoding type I restriction endonuclease subunit M, giving the protein MGTCHVPLRIAGVIVPQGLLHPANRHDRAATWSEVNPTDRWRSYTCDELAARDKASLDIFWLRDESLEDSTNLLDPDVLARETMEDLQAAMAQFAEVAGELE